Below is a window of Streptomyces sp. WMMB303 DNA.
GAACCAGAGCACCTGGAGGATGTCGGGATCGCCGAGCACCCGGGCGGTCCGGCCGAAGTGCCAATCGCCGCCCTCGTGCAGCCCCCGGAAGACGATCGCGGCCACCGGGTAGCCGAAGAAGAGCGCGAAGAACGCCGCCGGGACGGCCATCAGCGCGAGCCGCACGCCGGTGCCACCGCCGCCGCGGCGGTCCGCGGCGGCGGACGGTCGCGCGGGCGCGGCGGGGCCGTCCGGGACGCCGGGCGGCACCGGCCCTTCCGGAGAGTCCGGCAGGTCCCGGGCCGCGGCGTCGCGGGCGACTACTTCACGGCGAGCGACGTCCACGTCTTGATCCACTGCTCACGGTGTTCCGCGATCTTCCGCGGGGCGACGGTGGCGGGGTCGTCCACGGTCTCGCCGTACTTGGTGAACAGCTCCGGCAGCCGGGCGTCCTCGCGGACCGGGTTGACGAACATCTTCAGCGGCAGGTCCTCCTGGAACCGCTTGCTGAGCAGGAAGTCCAGCAGCGCCTGCCCGCCCTCGGTGTTCTTCGCGCCGCGGAGCAGCCCGGCGTACTCGGTCTGCCGGAAGCAGGTTCCCTCGGCCACGCCGGTCGGCGCCTGCTCGGGCGGGTTCTTCTCGCCCATGACCTCGGCAGGCGGGCTGGAGGCGTAGGAGACGACCAGCGGTTTGTCGCCCTTGCCCTTGCCCTCGCGGGAGCCGCTGAAGCGGTCGTTGTAGGCCTGCTCCCAGCTTCCTGCGACCTCGGCCCCGTTGGCGCGCAGCTTCTTCCAGTAGTCCTGCCAGCCGTCCTCGCCGAACTCGGCGACGCTCGCCAGCAGGAACGCCAGGCCGGGAGAGGAGGTGGCGGCGTCCTCGGTCACCAGCAGGTCCTTGTAGCGGGGCTTCGCCAAGTCCTGCAGAGTACGCGGCGGGTCGAGCTTCTTGTCGGCGAACCACCGGCGGTCGTAGTTGACGCACACGTCGCCCGTGTCCACCGGGGTGACCCGGTGCTTCTCCGGGTCCGCCTGCAGCCGCTCCGGCACCTTCGCCAGGCCCTCGGCCTCGTAGGGGGCGAAGACGTCCTTGTCCAGCGGGCGGGAGAGGAGCGTGTTGTCGACGCCGAAGAAGACGTCGCCCTGCGGGTTGCCCTTGTTGAGGACCGCCTGGTTCACGGCGGCACCCGCGTCGCCGCCGCGCAGCACCTCGACCTGGTAGCCGCTGCGCTTCTCGAAGTCCTCGAGCACGGACTTCGAGACGGCGAACGAGTCGTGGGTGACGAGGGTGACGGTCTTGGAATCGGCGTTGTCGTCCGCGCCTCCGCAGGCGGTGGCCAGCAGTGCGAGGCTGAGGACAGCGGTGGTTGCGGCGGCAGCCCGCCGCGCGTGCTTCTTCATCAGTGCATCGACTTCCTACCCGGCATGACCCGGGCGAGGTTCGAGGGTCTGCGGCACGTACGGGCGTACGGGCCACACTCTCAGCGCTGTGAGCGCTCCCCTGTCGGCTGTTCGGTTGTACGGGCCGCACCGGGCGGCCCGTTCGAACACTACCAGTCAGGCGTCAGCGTTCGGTCGCCGCGAGCTGGCCGCACGCACCGTCGATCTCCTGACCCCGGGTGTCCCGTACGGTCACGGGCACACCGTGCGACTCCAGCGTCCGCACGAATGCGGCCTCGTCCTCGGGACGGGAAGCGGTCCACTTGGAACCGGGCGTCGGATTGAGCGGGATGAGGTTGACGTGCACCCGCTTGCCCTTGAGCAGCCGGCCCAGCAGATCGGCACGCCACGCCTGGTCGTTGATGTCCTTGATCAACGCGTACTCGATGGAGACCCGGCGTCCGGACCTGGCCGCGTACTCCCATGCGGCGTCGAGCACCTCCCGCACCTTCCACCGGGTGTTGACCGGCACCAGGGTGTCCCGCAGTTCGTCGTCGGGCGCGTGCAGGGAGAGCGCCAGCCGGCATTTGAAGCCCTCGTCGGAGAAGCGCAGCATCGCGGGTACGAGACCGACCGTGGAGACGGTGATGCCGCGCTGGGACAGCCCGAGACCGTCCGGCTCGGGATCGGTCAGCCTCCGGATGGCGCCGACCACCCGCTTGTAGTTGGCCAGCGGCTCGCCCATCCCCATGAAGACGATGTTCGACAGCCGTGCCGGCCCGCCGGGCACCTCGCCGTCCCGCAGGGCGCGCATCTCGTCGACGATCTGGTGGACGATCTCCGCGGTGCTCAGGTTCCGGTCCAGGCCGGCCTGGCCCGTGGCGCAGAACGGACAGTTCATCCCGCAGCCGGCCTGCGAGCTGATGCACATGGTGACCCGGTCCGGGTACCGCATCAGGACGGACTCCACGAGCGTCCCGTCGTGCAGCCGCCACAGCGTTTTGCGCGTGGCGTCGTCGTCGCAGCTGATGTGCCGCACCACGCTCATCAGGTCGGGCAGCAGCCCGGACGCCAGCTTCTCGCGGGCGGCGGCAGGGATGTCGGTCCACTGTTGCGGGTCGTGCGCCAGCCGCGCGAAGTAGTGCTGCGAGAGCTGCTTGGCGCGGAAGGGCTTCTCGCCGAGCTCCGCGACCGCCGCACGGCGGTCCTCGGGAGCGAGATCGGCAAGGTGGCGGGGCGGCTTCTTGGCGCCGCGCGGGGCGACGAACGTGAGTTCTCCGGGTGCAGGCATAGCCGTACCAGTGTCGCAGATCATTTTGGCGGGCCGCTGGTCAGCGGGGCAGGGCGGCAGTCCCCGGTCAATCGGCCCCGCCGGGCCCCGGGGCCCTGCCGTCGCGCGGTCCTGATCGGTCGAGGCGGGCTCAGCCCGCGCCGACGAAGACGACCAGCAGCAGCCAGACAACCGGCGCGGTCGGCAGCAGCGAGTCGAGCCGGTCCATGATGCCGCCGTGCCCGGGCAGCAGGGTCCCCATGTCCTTGATGCCCAGGTCCCGCTTCATCATCGACTCGCCCAGATCGCCCAGGGTGGCGCTGACCGCTACCGCGAGGCCCAGCAGCAGGCCCTGCCACCAGCGACCGTCGTCGATCAGGAACTGCGTGCACAGGGCGCCCGCCGCCATGGCGAAGGCCACCGCGCCGACCAGCCCCTCCCGGGTCTTGCCGGGGCTGATCCGGGGGGCCAGCTTGTGTCGCCCGAACCGCCAGCCCACCGCGTAGGCGCCGGTGTCGCTGACCACGGTGAGGATCAGGAACGTCAGTACCCGCCAGGGTCCGTCGTCCGCCGCCAGCATCAGGGCGACGAAGGTGGCGAGGAAGGGCACGTAGAAGGCGGCGAAGAGGGCCGCCGTCACATCCCGCAGGTAGTCGGCCGCAGGCTGCGTCATGCGCCAGGCCAGCACCGTCAGAGCTGTGAGCGCCATGGCGATCCAGGCACCCTCCGCGCCCCGCAGATAGCCGGCGATCGTCATGGCCGCGCCGCCGAGCGCCAGCGGCACCAGCGGGACCTGGATCCCCTTGCGCTCCCGCAGCCGCGAGGTCAGTTCCCAGAGCCCGACGACGACCGCCAGCACGATGACGCCGAGAAAGGCCGGCTTGTAGAAGAACAGCGCAGCCAGGATGACGACGCCGAGGCCCAGACCGACCCCTATCGCCGCGGGCAGGTCCCGCCCGGCGCGCTTCCTGCCCCCCTCTGCAGCTGCGGTCGTTTCGGGCTGCCGAGGGGTGTGGGGCGGTTCCGGTCCGTCCTGGCCGTGCCGCGCGCCGGAGGGACCGGCGGGATCTGTGGGGCCGGGGCCGTCGGGGCCGCGCCGGCGGGCACGGCCGTCTTCAGCGTCACCGGGGCTCCCGGGGTCGGGTGCAATGGGCATACGCCGAGTCTGCGACGCGTCGCCGCCCACATCGTGCACGGGGACGCTCACGTCGTGGGCGGACACCGGACCATCGCCCGGGCGGGGCATCGCCGCGGGTGCGGCGGAGCCCTGCTCGGGAGGGCCCCAGTAGCCCGCGTCCGGTTGCGGCGCTCCCCAGGAAGAGTCGTTCACAGATAGCAGCCTTCGACCTCGGACCTTGGGACGGTGGGCTCAGACTTCGAGCAGCTCGGACTCCTTGTGCTTGAGCAGCTCGTCCACCTGTGCGACGTACTTGGAGGTGGTGTCGTCGAGTTCCTTCTCGCCCCTGCGGCCCTCGTCCTCACCGACCTCGCCGTCCTTGATGGCCTTGTCCATGGTCTCCTTGGCCTTGCGCCGAATGCTCCGGATGGAGATCTTGGCGTCCTCGCCCTTGGCCTTGGCGACCTTGATGTACTCCCGGCGGCGTTCCTCGGTCAGCTCGGGGAACGTCACCCGGATGATATGGCCGTCGTTCGACGGGTTGACGCCCAGATCCGAGTCGCGGATGGCCTGTTCGATGTTGCGCAGCGAGCTCTTGTCGAACGGGGTGACCACCGCCATCCGGGGCTCCGGTACGGAGAACGACGCGAGCTGGTTGATCGGCGTCATCGTGCCGTAGTACTCGGCCACGATCTTGTTGAACATCGCCGGGTGCGCACGGCCGGTGCGGATAGCGGCGAAGTCCTCCTTGGCGACGACGACCGCCTTCTCCATCTTTTCCTCGGCTTCGAGGAGGGTCTCTTCGATCACCACGTGCTCCTGGTTCGATGAATGAGCCTGACTGCTTCATCCGGGGCTGTGAGCTGACGGCCGCCCCGCGGGCCGCCCCGGCCCCCGCGATGCCCTGCTGCCTGCACGGTGTCCGACCGGCAGGCTGTTGTCCATCCCCGTACCGGGCCGTTCCGGCGCCACGGTGTTGCCGTCGGCGCCTGCCGACCGGTGGCCGGCAGCCCGGCCGGATCCGCGGATCCGCCGACCGGGCCGCTGCCGGGTCCGGGTTCGGAGCCGGATTGGGGGCCGGTCAGGGCCGGGTGCCCTGGTTGCTGACCAGGGTGCCGATCTTCTCACCCTTGACGGCGCGGCCGATATTGCCCTCGGCCAGCAGCTCGAAGACGAGAATCGGCAACTTGTTGTCCCTGCAGAGCGTGATCGCGGTCATGTCGGCGACCTTGAGATCGCGGGTGATGACCTCGCCGTACTCGAGCGCGTCGAACTTCACCGCCGCGGGGTTGCGCGCCGGGTCGGAGTCGTAGACGCCGTCCACACCGTTCTTGCCCATGAGCATCACCTCGGCGTTGATCTCCAGAGCACGCTGGGCGGCCGTGGTGTCGGTGGAGAAATAGGGCATCCCCATACCCGCACCGAAGATGACGACGCGGCCCTTCTCCAGGTGGCGGATCGCACGGAGCGGGATGTACGGCTCGGCGACCTGCCCCATCGTGATGGCGGTCTGCACTCGCGAGTCGATGCCCTCCTTCTCCAGGAAGTCCTGGAGTGCCAGGCAGTTCATCACGGTGCCGAGCATGCCCATGTAGTCCGAGCGCGCGCGGTCCATACCGCGCTGCTGGAGCTCGGCCCCCCGGAAGAAGTTGCCGCCGCCGATGACGACAGCCATCTCGGCCCCGTCCTGGACGACCGAGGCGATCTCCCGGGCCATCTTGTGCACGACGTCGGGGTCGACACCGAGTCCGCCGCCACCGGCGAACGCCTCGCCGGAGAGCTTCAGCAGGAAGCGCCGTCGGCCGTCGCTGTCGTTGTCGGTGTCATTGCTGCTCATGGAGATCTCCTCGTGCACATACGAAAGAGGCCATTGCCGTCGGATCCTCGCGGTTCCCTCTGCGGCAATGGCCTCCTCGTCACAACTGCCCTGTGCCCGACCTTATCGGGCCCGGGCCGGTTCCGGGCGCGCTACCCGGTGTGCTCCACCTCCGAGCGAGCGGAACCGGCCTGCGCGGGATGCGTCGGGAACGGGGTCCTCAGGCACCGACGCGGAAGCGGGCGAAGCGCTTCAGCGACACACCGGCCTCGTCCAGGACCTTCTGCACGGACTTCTTGTTGTCCTTGGCGAAGGGCTGGTCCAGGAGGGTGTTCTCCTTGAAGAAGCCGTTGACCCGGCCCTCGATGATCTTCGGCAGGGCGGCCTCGGGCTTGCCCTCCTCGCGGGCCGTCTCCTCGGCGATGCGGCGCTCGTTGGCGACCGTCTCCTCCGGGATGTCCTCGCGGGTCAGGTACGCCGGGGCGAAGGCGGCGATGTGCTGCGCGACGTCCTTGGCGATCTCCTCGTTCGCGGCGTCCAGCTCGACGAGCACACCGACCTGCGGGGGCAGGTCCGGGCTGGTGCGGTGCAGGTAGGAGCCCACGAAGGCGCCGGAGAACTGCGCGAAGCGGTCCAGCACGATCTTCTCGCCGAGGCTGGCGTTGGCCTCGTCGACGTACGCCTGCACGGTCTTGCCGGACTCGATCTCGGAAGCGAGCAGCGCGTCGATGTCGGCCGGCGAGGTGGCCTCGATGTGCGCCGCGATGGCCTCGGCGGCGGCGAGGAACTTCTCACCCTTGGCGACGAAGTCCGTCTCGCACTTGA
It encodes the following:
- a CDS encoding thiamine ABC transporter substrate-binding protein, with protein sequence MKKHARRAAAATTAVLSLALLATACGGADDNADSKTVTLVTHDSFAVSKSVLEDFEKRSGYQVEVLRGGDAGAAVNQAVLNKGNPQGDVFFGVDNTLLSRPLDKDVFAPYEAEGLAKVPERLQADPEKHRVTPVDTGDVCVNYDRRWFADKKLDPPRTLQDLAKPRYKDLLVTEDAATSSPGLAFLLASVAEFGEDGWQDYWKKLRANGAEVAGSWEQAYNDRFSGSREGKGKGDKPLVVSYASSPPAEVMGEKNPPEQAPTGVAEGTCFRQTEYAGLLRGAKNTEGGQALLDFLLSKRFQEDLPLKMFVNPVREDARLPELFTKYGETVDDPATVAPRKIAEHREQWIKTWTSLAVK
- the rlmN gene encoding 23S rRNA (adenine(2503)-C(2))-methyltransferase RlmN — encoded protein: MPAPGELTFVAPRGAKKPPRHLADLAPEDRRAAVAELGEKPFRAKQLSQHYFARLAHDPQQWTDIPAAAREKLASGLLPDLMSVVRHISCDDDATRKTLWRLHDGTLVESVLMRYPDRVTMCISSQAGCGMNCPFCATGQAGLDRNLSTAEIVHQIVDEMRALRDGEVPGGPARLSNIVFMGMGEPLANYKRVVGAIRRLTDPEPDGLGLSQRGITVSTVGLVPAMLRFSDEGFKCRLALSLHAPDDELRDTLVPVNTRWKVREVLDAAWEYAARSGRRVSIEYALIKDINDQAWRADLLGRLLKGKRVHVNLIPLNPTPGSKWTASRPEDEAAFVRTLESHGVPVTVRDTRGQEIDGACGQLAATER
- a CDS encoding phosphatidate cytidylyltransferase, with translation MNDSSWGAPQPDAGYWGPPEQGSAAPAAMPRPGDGPVSAHDVSVPVHDVGGDASQTRRMPIAPDPGSPGDAEDGRARRRGPDGPGPTDPAGPSGARHGQDGPEPPHTPRQPETTAAAEGGRKRAGRDLPAAIGVGLGLGVVILAALFFYKPAFLGVIVLAVVVGLWELTSRLRERKGIQVPLVPLALGGAAMTIAGYLRGAEGAWIAMALTALTVLAWRMTQPAADYLRDVTAALFAAFYVPFLATFVALMLAADDGPWRVLTFLILTVVSDTGAYAVGWRFGRHKLAPRISPGKTREGLVGAVAFAMAAGALCTQFLIDDGRWWQGLLLGLAVAVSATLGDLGESMMKRDLGIKDMGTLLPGHGGIMDRLDSLLPTAPVVWLLLVVFVGAG
- the frr gene encoding ribosome recycling factor is translated as MIEETLLEAEEKMEKAVVVAKEDFAAIRTGRAHPAMFNKIVAEYYGTMTPINQLASFSVPEPRMAVVTPFDKSSLRNIEQAIRDSDLGVNPSNDGHIIRVTFPELTEERRREYIKVAKAKGEDAKISIRSIRRKAKETMDKAIKDGEVGEDEGRRGEKELDDTTSKYVAQVDELLKHKESELLEV
- the pyrH gene encoding UMP kinase, whose product is MSSNDTDNDSDGRRRFLLKLSGEAFAGGGGLGVDPDVVHKMAREIASVVQDGAEMAVVIGGGNFFRGAELQQRGMDRARSDYMGMLGTVMNCLALQDFLEKEGIDSRVQTAITMGQVAEPYIPLRAIRHLEKGRVVIFGAGMGMPYFSTDTTAAQRALEINAEVMLMGKNGVDGVYDSDPARNPAAVKFDALEYGEVITRDLKVADMTAITLCRDNKLPILVFELLAEGNIGRAVKGEKIGTLVSNQGTRP
- the tsf gene encoding translation elongation factor Ts — its product is MANYTAADVKKLRELTGAGMMDCKKALDEAEGNVDKAVEVLRVKGQKGVAKRESRTAENGAVITRIAADNATGVLVELKCETDFVAKGEKFLAAAEAIAAHIEATSPADIDALLASEIESGKTVQAYVDEANASLGEKIVLDRFAQFSGAFVGSYLHRTSPDLPPQVGVLVELDAANEEIAKDVAQHIAAFAPAYLTREDIPEETVANERRIAEETAREEGKPEAALPKIIEGRVNGFFKENTLLDQPFAKDNKKSVQKVLDEAGVSLKRFARFRVGA